A genomic stretch from Empedobacter stercoris includes:
- a CDS encoding DUF3853 family protein, translated as MQKIDPNLPIWQLTVAELKEILSSSNQNQNKPKEKTSPSVKIEYVYGINGLAKLLGCSKSHASKLKSEGIFDEAIIQNGRKIIVNKDKALELFNNKD; from the coding sequence ATGCAAAAAATTGATCCAAACTTACCAATTTGGCAATTAACAGTAGCCGAATTAAAAGAGATTTTAAGTTCTTCTAATCAGAATCAAAATAAACCTAAAGAAAAAACATCTCCATCAGTAAAAATTGAATATGTATATGGAATTAATGGTTTAGCAAAACTATTAGGTTGTTCTAAAAGTCATGCATCAAAACTAAAATCAGAAGGAATTTTTGATGAAGCAATTATTCAAAACGGAAGAAAAATTATTGTTAATAAAGATAAGGCATTAGAGCTTTTTAATAATAAAGATTAG
- a CDS encoding transcriptional regulator, whose amino-acid sequence MENKMTNIKERILLLAENVEVTKQEFFKKIGITYSNFTGDKKNRPVNSDAIRNILLTYPQTNPYWLILDKGDMLIDSRQQLINNLDGSKSFGSNINGNNGNITISNNDFSSMVEAQKEYLLKEKDLIDSLKECQSQVTTLLEILKKK is encoded by the coding sequence ATGGAGAATAAAATGACTAACATTAAGGAAAGAATACTTCTACTAGCTGAAAACGTGGAGGTTACTAAGCAGGAGTTCTTTAAAAAGATAGGAATAACTTATAGTAACTTTACAGGGGATAAGAAGAATAGACCTGTAAATTCCGACGCAATAAGGAATATATTGCTTACTTACCCCCAAACTAATCCATATTGGTTGATTCTAGATAAAGGTGATATGTTAATAGATAGTAGACAACAGTTAATTAATAATTTAGATGGTAGTAAAAGTTTTGGTAGTAATATCAATGGAAATAATGGAAATATTACTATTTCTAATAATGACTTTTCTAGCATGGTAGAAGCACAAAAGGAGTATTTATTAAAAGAAAAAGACTTGATAGATAGCTTAAAAGAATGTCAATCTCAAGTAACAACTCTGTTAGAAATTCTTAAAAAGAAATAA
- a CDS encoding DUF3853 family protein has protein sequence MKQINPNKNISELTVLEFIELQNSLNYNKTRNYVYGIKGLAKLLGCSRSKASNIKQSGILDEAIFQNGNIIIIDADKALQLFGNKV, from the coding sequence ATGAAACAAATTAATCCTAATAAAAATATTTCTGAGCTTACAGTATTGGAATTTATTGAGCTACAGAATAGTTTAAACTACAATAAAACAAGAAATTATGTTTATGGAATTAAAGGTCTTGCAAAACTTCTGGGATGTTCAAGATCTAAAGCCTCAAATATAAAGCAGTCCGGCATACTTGACGAAGCGATATTTCAAAATGGAAATATCATAATCATTGATGCAGATAAAGCATTGCAACTATTTGGTAATAAAGTATGA